In Syngnathus scovelli strain Florida chromosome 16, RoL_Ssco_1.2, whole genome shotgun sequence, the genomic stretch TTAAAACTACGTGCAATAACTATTATTTACTTTCTGTACAAACCTCATTCATGTTAATATAAATAGCCACAttgaacatactgtaaataaaatatttcaccttcattcttagactactgtaaataagatcacttttattctcagacttctttttatacttttttttaaaattttgtaaTGTTTGCACTAGGAAGGGAGCAGCTCTCCAAGTTTCTTTGTACAActaagttgtaaaatgacaataaagggcattttattctattctattctaaagGCAGTTAGCAACCACCAAGCCATCAAAACAAACTTTTCATGACAAGAATCATGTCATGCATAATGGAAATTTTGACTTTCATGAGATGTTTGACAATAAAAATATAACTTGATAAGAAGGTTTTGATCAACATATGATGATGTTGCTTGACTTGAACATCAATGGCTTTTTTACATGGTGTTCACCATTCATTACATGAGCGCTGTCATCTTTTCTCACAATTGTGACTCACATTTTTCCACtacaacacaattttttttatactatacGTTCACACGTTTGAGTGTGAGGTTCCTAAATAAacaattgccttttttttttcgtgtcaaTTTGTTAATATTCCATTGTCCCTTTCAGCTACTTGAAGGAGTTCAGAACCGAGCAGTGCCCGCTGTTCCTGCAGCACAAGTGCACGCAGCATAGACCGTTTACGTGCTTCCACTGGCACTTTCTCAACCAGAGGCGGAGGAGACCCATCCGCCGTAGGGACGGCACCTTCAATTACAGCCCCGACGTCTACTGCACCAAATACGACGAGACCACAGGCATCTGCCCGGATGGAGACGAGTAAGTTGACGGTTGTAAATGTGCTTCCATTATTTCACAATGGTATCATTTCTTACCCCTattgttgagaaaaaaaacaagtgggggggaaaaaaaaaatcaagctacAGCCATCACTACGCCGCCCCTGACAATGCCAGCTATTTTTGTATGACCTTACCTGTTGCCATAGCAACTGTTGCTACTCGAGATAGATGGCAAAGTCGGTGCATGCAAGAAGTTAATAATGCAATATATTTGGACTCacagtggactttttttttctgtctggaaaaatgtttgttttgtgccCACCTCTGTCAGTTGTCCTTATTTACACCGGACCACGGGTGACACGGAGCGCAAGTACCACCTCCGCTATTACAAGACGGGCACCTGCATTCATGAGACAGACGCCCGGGGGCACTGCGTGAAGAACGGCCTCCACTGCGCTTTTGCTCACGGCCCACACGATCTCCGACCTCCTGTTTATGATATCAGGTAACCACAAAAGCAGAAAGTAACCTGTTTTgctggagggggcggggcttttcTCATACCAATTAATTTGGCTAAGTTTAATAGTAGAAGCAAAATATCAGCCAGTGTAGCTCAAGGCATGTTTACAAATTTCTTTTACTTTTCTATTGATTATTGATTTTCATTAATTGTGTATTAGAATGCATGGCAAAAAAGTGAGGTGCAATACATCTAGTTGGTCGACACCTAGTTATCGTGTAAAAATAATATCAAAATGTGTCAATAGAGAGATTCAAGCACAAGAGGCGCTCCAGAATGGACAGCTGGGCTCCAGCGAAGGAATTCCCGACCTGCAGCCCGGCGTGTTAGCCAGCCAAGCCATGATCGAGAAGACCCTGACAGAGGATCCCAGGTGGCAAGGTAAAAAAACGCTGCTTCATTTCAAGCACTGTTAACTTTGAATTGATTTCTAACGAGTACGTGAGATGAGACTTtgccctgctttttttttttttttttcctagacaCCAACTTTGTTTTAGCAAACTACAAGACAGAACAGTGCACAAAACCGCCCAGATTGTGCCGACAGGGCTACGCTTGTCCGCACTACCACAACAGTCGGGACCGCAGGCGCAATCCGCGTAAATACAAGTAcaggtgagcattgaagtcaataTTATTCTAGAATAGGGAGATGATGTCAAAGGTCAATCTTTTCCATTGTCACGTGACATCACACCACAGGTCAACTCCGTGCCCCAGCGTGAAACATGGCGACGAATGGGGCGAGCCTTCCAAATGCGAAAGCGGCGACACCTGCCAGTATTGCCACTCACGCACGGAGCAACAGTTTCACCCAGAGGTGGCTATCGAGTTTAACTTTAATGTCTGACGTTAGTACAGTATCtaattttgcttcttttttttccccctcaagatCTACAAATCCACCAAGTGCAACGACATGCGGCAAACCGGCTACTGTCCCCGGGGGCCATTTTGTGCCTTTGCACACGTGGAAAGTGAGTCATTCAAGTTTGGACTTTTACAGTAACAAGAGACAAATTTACACAAAGTATCATAAAAGTTTGAATAAACAATCACTGGAATTGCACCAAATAGAGCGCAGGTGATGTCGAAATGttaacaaaatgtttttacttTGTTTCTAGTCTGCGGGCGACTTCCTGTTTCTTAGAAAATGTCTGCATCAGCAGTTTTGTACCCCGTGTGTTTTATTGTAAAAAGATCTCTGAAGTTGACTAGCAAGCAGTCCAGCTAGCTTTCGCTCAAAGTCACCCGAGATAGGGGCTCCGTCTCATTCCGTCACGTCTCCCCCTCAGGAATCCCCTCCGCCGAGGACACCATGAGCTCGTTGCTAACGGCGATACATTCCAACTCGCATTCCCAGCCGGGCTCTCAGCAGTATTCCGAGTGTCCGCTCGGCGATTGGACGACAGCCGGCGGCTCCAACACCAGCAACGGACAAGTGGCCAGTGTATGTACTGTTACAATGTGTCCATATTCTTTTTGTGGTTGTAAGAAATTAAATCATGCACTCTGTATGTCCCCTTTGACCCCGTTCAGACACAGAATAGCGTTTTCTGCGCTGTGAACCCGCTGGCGTCGAGCTTCACCTCCAGCATAACGTCCAGCTTGGCCTCCAGCATTGGCTCGGACAGCTCCTCCCCCACCACCTTGTCCACCATGAACGCAAAAGCCACTCCCTTTTATCCCGGGAGCAACACAGTGGAATCAGTTATAGGTACAAGGATGTCgactatatatttaaaaaaaagaaaatcctttTAAACTTCTGATCCCCACTCAGGATCCGCTCTGGACCTCAACTTTTGTGACATCAACGTTGCGTCGCTTGATAAGGAGCTAGAAGAACAAGAAAACAATATTGGGCTGGAAAGTAAGTATGAAGAAATTCAAATATAATGTTTGGCTGGAAAGTCACCGCTTTATCGCATCGCACCCATCGCAGGTCAAAGAATGCTCGGTGGCTCGGCCCCGGTCAACATTCCCGGCTCGCTGGCGCGCTCGTCCTCCTTCAACTCCTCGTCGTCGCTGTCCACCTCGCCGCTGAGCTCACTGTCGCAGTCGCAGTCACTGCTGTCCGGCGTCGTGTCGCATCACAACCACACGGCTAACATGTTGGCCAAGCACGAGCACGGCTTGCTGGGAACGCCTACTTCTTCTTCCCAGAATTCCTTAGGTCAGTGGGAAATAGTAGAAGTACTCAGATGGTTTGAATATTTGTAACATAGAAAGGAAAGTTGATAATATTATTCCGGTAAAACAAGAAGATACTGGTACGGGAATTTCCCCTTGGATTTAATATTTACTCATCTAAACACTGCTTggaaaattatttatttgaacTGCTAGTCAGAGTTTAAATATTCTGAGCTTGACTCCAGTCAGCTCATTAACATAAATCATTTTGCGCTGAGATTAGTGGCGCCATCAACCGCTTCCCACGGATATCAACTGAAGGATTTTTCGTCGTCGTGActcaaaaaatgtttgttgcCATTTTCCACCCGTCCAGGCTTAAACGGCGCCAGCAGCATTTGGGACTTTGTGAGCGGCAGCTTTTCACCAAGTCCGTCTCCGGTCTTCAGCAGCCTGACGGCCAGTGGCGACGTCTCGCGTCTCTTTCGGGAACTGGATGAAGCCAAGAGGAAAATTAAACAGTGGGAGGAGGCCTGGCATCAGGTCAAACAGGTacgccttggaaaaaaaaaaggatgctgtTTTATAATCCTCTTATCAAATTGTCATTCCTAATTTGGGAACAATTTGTCcgcaggcgtgggaaaactgccaGAAAGACGCCCACGAAGCCAAGGAACAAGCCAAGGCGGCGGAGGCGGAGCGGCAGCTGGCCGAGCAGAAACGTGACGAGACGGAGCGCAAGTTGAAGGACCTGAGGGGCGACTTTGACGCTCTGTGCCGAGCGCCCGGAACGCCGCTCCTGCGCAGCTACGGCGAGCTGGACCAGCTGCCCCTGTCCAAACTACACTCGCTCAAGAACCAGCTGCGCAACGACCTCGACGCCATCGACggggtaagaaaaaaacacggcTAAGAGCGTTCGTAACGTGTTGGTCACGTTTGTCTCCTcccgcccctcccccccccaggTCATATATCTGCTTCAGTCAAAGAAATGTCTCGTTTGCCAAAAGCGCGACCACTGCGTCGTGCTGCAGCCGTGCCAACATTACGTTCTATGCGAGAGCTGCGCGTCCAGCAAAGCCGAATGTCCCTACTGTCGAACAACAATACACAAGTGGTGATGCACACTCACACATCAGAGGTACTATTTAGAAGAAACTACTAATAGATAGCAAATTTTTGTATATTTCATAGAACCGTTAAAAACGCTGAATGAAATGATGCTTGACTCATATAAATCTCTATCAAAACGTCGAATCGTGTACATGAGATTTGGATGCGGAGGCTTTTGCTCATTTTACGTGGCCAATATCTTCAGTGAGCAAAACGACGCACTTAAAATGAGCAACGATTTGACATCCACTTCTGCTTTAGTTAAAGAGGAACAAttgccggaaaaaaaaaaattcacttgtATTTTGCGGAGAACATATTGTGAAATTTAACACTATGCAGAGTGAATCTttgacgtatatatatatataaatatatatatatgtgaaacaaaaatatttgtattgCGAAATGATCAAGTGTTTTCAGGTATTAGCGCTGAATGTTCCTTTTtaagtaccccccccccccaaatattaGCTAATATGAATGCAGCTAGTTAAGCAATTATTCTGACCAATTTCCTGAAGATTTCTTAATTCAAGCACTTTGTTGACATGGGACTATTAAAAGGGTATGTAGACATTTTGTTTATTAAGCTGCTTTGTaggtatttgttttgttttttaactagTCATACTTTTTATAAATATACCTATAAATGTATACATATAAGCTAATGCTTTTTAGTGTGTACCGTGAGACATAAATGGAATATTTCACGTTTCCTGTTGTTAAATCATGGCATGATTCTGGATATTAAGATTTAATAGCAAAATCAAAGTATTTAATAGTTTCTACTTTCATAGTTAGGTTTATAGATACAttttggaaaggaaaaaaaaacaatcaagtgcAAATTTATGATGCGTTTTAGGCATAACCAGCAGCAGTAATATGTGTAAAGTGCACACACGCTTCACGTGGTTCAATCAGttacgttttgttttttgtaaagaTTTTTAAGGAGGAGCATGTGTTGTCTCTTTTACGTGTGTAGGAAACTAGCCTCGAGAACATATCGGCCTCCAGTTCAAAAGTGCCTTAAGGTCAAATTGTAGAAGCAGAAAAGCTCGTTTttggtgtcaaaaaaaaaaaaaaagttgacttaAACATCATGACCATAGTGTATGTATTTTAGGCCCGGTTTCATAATTATcataattggatttttttttttttttaaatggaacaTTACCAGTGCCTGCGTCCTTTTCGCAGGCCGCGGTGCTCTTCCCGTGCAGCTTTTGCTCTTTGGAGATTTTCTTTCCTGGCCGTATGCAAACAGAAAAAGCTATTAGGACAATTTCCGTGATTAACGTCATCGAGTTCGTCTAAAATGACCTTCTACTGTGTCAATGAATCGTCTCTTTCACACTCGCTTTACAAAAGAAAGTGTCTCCAGGTACAATTGAATTAAGCTACTTGTTAAGTTTACATTCCCCAATGtgctcagtggaaaaaaaacaatatcgcAAAAGAAATTTGCTGACTTAAAGACGTGGCTGTAGCTATAATGATTCAAAATGGACCAGCGATCTAGCAATCGTAAATCCCGACAAAGAGGACCACCCACTGTTTTAGAACGAGAGACTCATGCTGCCTTCCAGAAAACTGGGAAGTCGGACATTTTGTCCGTAAATCAAAACACACCCGAGTTTTACGAACATCCAAAACAACAAATTAGCCCAAATTATCTTTCATTGTATTTTATTCTGGAATAAAGAAAAAGAGCCAAGttggccccccaaaaaatattttctcttttgtcCAGATTTttgccatgtttttgtttgcattaCAACTTTAGACCCAACATAAGCATTTAAGCTTGTCTCAAGCACAGATCGCTATCTTTCCGACTTCCCGGCAGCCTCGAACGCAGCACTAAATCTtaagaattttttatttattttaagagACAATGTTGTCTTTCGAATGGATGAGATCCATCTACTCATTTCTATACAGTTTGTATTTTCCTACACGATGTACAAAGCCTAAAAAGCTTCCGTTTGAGCCATACGAAAATTGACAATAATAATTGACTGTAATTGTGTCACACTGCCAGACTGTAGTTCGACTGTACGCCTGACCCATTCGAACGTAAAATCATATTAATAACTATTGTAAAAGTATTCACGCAGTTCCATCACAAATTCTTTTCAAATCATTTGAATTACTTGTAAGACATTAGGATCTCGGTAACTGCCCGTTCGATGATGTCACCGACCTGTACTGCTGTAAATTGtcaaaagtgtttgtttttcttttgtttttaaactgtTTCATTTGACAAGGTCCTTTGGTCTTCAACATTTTgcctgtaaaaaaaattaataataataataacgatgTCTCATGCAAAATTTAGAGTAACCGACCAAAGTGTTTCTCGTAGTTGTGCAAATATTCCAAAAGATTGTCCCTCTTTAAAAAGGGACTCCATGTGTCGCTTGGGAGCACAAATGAATGCCTGCGCGAGACGTGGAATTCCATTTTGGAGGGCCTTCGCTATTTCACTCAACAGCTAAATAACGTCAACGCACCTGAGCCCGTGTTTGTTGCAGTTTTACCAAAGACCTGTACTTTTTAGTTTTTCTTTCAGTCACAAACGTAGGTTGGTAACGGCTAAGGAAAATAATCACCTACCACCTTAAATAGTCAATTAGCAGTAGTCAATTATTTTTCCCTAAGTTGAGTTTAAAAATACAGACAAATCTCGACTAATGGTGTTTTTACGGCCGATTAAATGAGAACGGTGAAGGAATTGAATGTGCTACTGAAGTGGCTACATaaccttcactttttttttttttgtggaagttTTCTTTATTCTAAATGGTTGGTTTATTCATTTGTCTACGGTTTATGATACTGTTCGGTGCTTTTAATTCAGTGTCCAGGAAGTGAGGTTATCTGTGGCAGATACAGACCGAATTCATCCCAACAAAACAATCCCAGAAGTCCACTTTGTAAGCACTGCAGTTTATTATGACTATTTGTgccttttttaaaattcaaatttgtgctatcctgacagataaaaatggtcAAATTTCCCAGAATTAGGAACCAAAAATTGAGTGCCTTACATAAGTCAAGTGGACAGGCCAATTAAGTGTGATTGGTATGAAAACCAGACAAGAACTTaaaaaaagaacagcaatattcAGTTACTAAGGACACAATTTAGATCAATCTGGCACCAAATGGGAAACAAAAAGCACCAAATAGGAAGATTTTTGTAAATGAACTGTACACGGCATACTTTTGAATCTGTTTTACATTCTAGTTGTTTTGTCTAGTGTTTGTCGTCGTTTTTGAATGCTATGAACACGCCAGCCTGAAGATTTATGCAATCGTGTGTAATGAGTGTCATGTTGGAAATTGAAAATGGCTTACTAGTACGATTGTTGTGgaaagtaaaaacaaacaaaaaaatctgaatgtgGAACCAGCCGTTCCATGTACTGTAGacatgttgttgttattattattattattatcaacatTTTGAAGCCCTGAAATATTGAATGTATTGTTCTAAATTAGATATTCAATGAAGAGGTCACTGGAATCTTATTATTACGGAGCTCAGTTCATTCATTTTGATGTAGCATCTAGTTGTAAACTGctattcaataaaaacaaatgtattagCACTAaaggtggttttttttttctacgttATTGGAGTGCTTGAATGGAAACTGGATTCAGTGGGTTCATTCCTGTCAGTCTGTatgaatatttaaatattttttgtgataaTATGTAGGAATTCAAGCTGATAATCACAAAAAATTTACTGTCGGTATTAAATCTGTGTTGTGAACACAAACATACCGTATAGGTGCAAGTCTTAGAGTACTaccagattgtttttttttttctttattatttttcagTTTCTACATTATTGATTGTGTACTGCATATATTCTGTAGTTTATGGCTAGTTTGTTAACACTTGTTAAATTGTTACACTAAAGTGTTGTAATGGTTTACAGAGTTCACAAGATTATATTTTATCATCTTGGCAATTAAACAAATTTTTCATCTCATGtgattgattattttatttccatTAAATTGCAGTCATGACTATAGTCCTTTACAGGGATATTTAATTGTTCAATACACTTGATACATTTTGAAAAATTACATGTATTAAGCACGTTATGGTTTTACCACAGTGATATATTAATTTTGCAAATTAAAACTTCAAGGAAACATACATAAAAGCATTTTAGTACTCTAAATGTTTGAAACTTTTCAGTTTCCTTGCAGTTTGTCGTTCTACCACCAGGCGGCAGCCTAACTACACTGCACTGGTTGAAAATCAATTAATTTTAAGATCACTTTTCAGCAGCTGAGGGTTAAAACATTAACGCAGCAGAGTTCTTTTTTAAAGACTTTTTATTATGTTAATTGGCGCATCCTAGTGTAATAAAAAGTGCGGGCGTTAATGATTTGATTTACCTGTCAAAGCTGTCTTCGTGATGCTTTCAGCAACCTTCAGAGAAACACACCTTCAGCTATTTTTCGAAATTTTGCGTGAATCATTTTGCTAATttaacatgcttttattttccaaagcctCGAAAGAAAACTCCCAAAAGTGTTAAATTATCGAGCTCGTTCGTTACCCACGTCACCTGTCTTAAATCTGAAAGGAACAATTCGTCTCGAACGCCACATTGTGAGTGGGAAGGACAAATCAGCAGACGTCAAGTACCCGCGgaattgttttgttatttttctcAAACTTCTGCAACGGACCGAACTTGGCCAAGGTAtgcttaaaaacacaaattatcTCACATCATCACCCCAGTGAGTCCTGTTATTAACTCAACTCACAATTAGTTTAACCTTTATTTTGTTGGTCACAATGTTAGCTAGCTAAACGAAAAGCTACCGGGAAAATATGAGATTTAAATAAACTACGCCCTCAGTAATCAACTTAAGTTTAGGTTAAAGTCAAAGTTTAGGTTAAAATAATCTGTATGACAGTGTTTGTCCAATTTGTGTGTTAGTGTCAATGACAGCTGACGAGGTTTGTTCGTAAGTCGGAACAGGGCGTCGTCGACTTACGTCAGAGTGGACGCAGGTCTCGCCCAAGTACAAATACAGTTCTCGAGTTTAAACAACATAAACTGGATAAAGTACAGATAAAAAATGCTttaattaaatataaaaaaaaatgccaactgaaaaaaataatacaaaaaatcaCTGTCAAGTATATTATGTACCCGTTTTGGTAATTAGGCgcaatgggggggaaaaaactgcTTGGTGTATAATTGGAACTGTTATGTTGCTGACAGTCGTGGtcttaagacaaaaaaaagggaTTGGAGTACAGTTTTTGATGCGTTTATTGCACACTCCAGCACTTACAGTGCAAACTATTTTAAGGTAAACACAATTTTACTTGCATGTGAcattatttgtcattttacaacCATTTTTATGTCCTCGTGCTGGTCACCAAGATGATTATGCAAATGGATTTCTTAtgggttatttttttgtttgtttttcaaagtGATTTGGTTCACCGCAATTGCCGCTTGCATCAATTTACGGCTGCTCTGCACGTTTGGAAGTGTTCGGCGTCAATATCTCGCAGATCCTGACCTGCTAGACGTGTGGGGTTAGTGCACGTTATGTTGTTATATATAGTGATGGTGCTGTCGGGttcttcgccctcggcgtgcgtctcCACTCGCCGAGGAACCACTTGCGCGTTCCTCAAGCTGTAGTTCCTCAGCGAGACGGCGCCGCAGTCGCATTTCCAGCGGTTTCCAGACAACAGAAGCTTCTCCATGTTCTCTGAAAAATCCGGGGTGAGATTTGTCAAAGCGTTTGCTCTCAGGTCAAGGTAGCGCAGCCTTGGGAGGAGATGCTTGGTTCCGTTGTGCAGAAACTGGCGGCATTCATTGTTGGACAGCAGCAAGTACTCCAGATTCTGAAGACCGGAAAATGTGTGGCTGGTGAAAACTTCTAACTTATTGAAACTCAAGTCCAGTCCCAGTAAGCCCACCAGGTCTCCAAAGCTGTGGCGTTCCACGACAGAGATGTTGTTGTGCTGAAGGAAAAGTCTCCGTAGACTTGACAGCCCCGTGAATGCTTGATTTGTAATTTTTGTGAGACAACCTTTGTCCAGATGAAGGCTGTGAAGCTTTGATAGACCTTTGAAAACATGATTGGGCAGACTATGGAAGCAACTTCCCGACAAGTTGATGACGGCCACATGGGAGAGTCCCGTGAAGCTACCCACTTGTGCCTCCTGAACTCGGTTGTGCTCAAGCTCGAGAACCTCCAGATGTCCAAGGCCTTCAAAAATCCTTTCACCCAGAGCACGCAGTTTGTTGTAGCTGAGACGCAGTTCCTCCAAGAACTGAAGATCACGGAAAGTCCTCGGCCTAATTCCGGCAATGGTGTTGTTGGAAAGACGGAGCACGAGAAGATTGTGCAAGCCCAAGAAGGTGTCGTCATGAAGGCTggtcattttgttgttgttgaggtCCAGCCATCTGAGAGCTCTCATGCCTACAAAGGCTCTCGGCGCCACCGTGACAATCTGATTCTGGGCCAGGTAAAGCTTCCGCAGTTTCACGAGTTTCACAAACACGTTTGCCTTGATGACTTTGAGGGAATTACCCGTTAGATCCAATTCTTTAAGCTCGCCAAGATTTTGGAAGAGCTGCGGCTGAAGGTAGGCGAGTCGGTTTCCCGCGAGGACCAGTTCTCTCAGACCCTGCAGGTCTTGGAAAATGTTCTCGGGCAAGACCGCTATTGCGTTCCATCCCAAGTTGAGAAGCCACATGTGCAAGAGTCCGGAAAAAAGCTTCTCCTCAATGCGAGCGAGTTGGTTGTTGTGCAGACTGATGGAGGCGATATTCGGCGTGTTCTGGAAAACGCTAACCGGCAACGTACGCAGGCGGTTGCGCTCCAGATGAATGTGAGCCAGCGACCTGAGTCCTCGGAAAGCCTGAGCATCCACGGTCGCCAGCTGACCGCTTTGCAAATTCAAAAAATCCAGATTGGCGAGATCCTTGAACGAGGCCGCCGGTAAGGTGGCGAAAAGATTTCCGTCGAGCCAGAGAGAGTGGGTTGCTCTCGGCATGTCCGTCGGGACCTGCGTAAAGTTACGGCCGCTACAGTACATGTTAAGTTCCAGGCTGTAGTCATCGTACAGACAAGCGCATCCTTTGGAACACGGAATGGGCTCTTCTGCCGTCGGGGTGGGATCCGGCAACACCGCTAATGTTCCCAGTACCCACAACGAGAACAACGCAAGGCTTTGCATCCCAGCTGTGGAAAGAGCGTCTGCTTCAATCCACCATGTGAAACGCGTCCCCAAAAGGAGCCGCATAAAGTCGCTTACCTTGAACCTGGAACGTTTCGCTTGTCGAAGCGCGAGCAGCCGAATGACTGAACCTTATGCAATCGTTTGTATGCTGGATGGCTGCTAAGGCAAACcccgaccatttttttttttttttccaacggaTGTGTTCAGTTAACCTAGTTCCTTTCAACCGAAAGTCAGATTACACACGTGACTAACTAACCCCTTCAAGCTCTTCTAAAAAAAGTTGTACTTCTCTTTGGATGTCAttgataaataaagaaatgGTATCGGTGGCTTAGTCTCGGTGGCCTTTGGTGTTCACTGCTTCTGTCGCTGTATATTGTAAATGATATACTGTCGAGTGGACAAGAGATAAGATAAACCCCCGCTGCACAAGATAAACAACTTTGTATGCGTTGtccattcacaaaaaaaaaaaaacttgtcatGATGTGACCTTAATTCATAACGTCAAGAATATTCtctcctgttttgtttttttctttacacaAGAGACGAGATGACAGTAGAGGTCCAGAGGTCCGTTTCCTAATCTGCGATCATAATGGCTAACTTTTTGTTTGCTCTTTTTCCTCTGTACCCAGAGGTTGTGTTAGACAGCCATGAACCGGTGATGCTCTTgaggacaagacaaccaaatttAGATAACtcaaactgtgtgtgtttgtgttttccagGCACATAAACTCAATtgattttgattgacactgtgaAGAGAATGACGTCAGATTGACGCAGGTTGTCGTTGATAAAAGTCGTTATTGCTGTAACTCAAGAATTTTTCTGacaccgttttcacaaaattggcAGAATTATTTGCGGGAAGTACTTCAAATGTTCcctcttctctctttttttttgtttgttttgtatttatgaGTTTAGGCTGATATCCAAGTACAAGTTGCAAAAAGCTAAAGCACCTTTGAAACCTTGCGATGTTTCCCCTTATCGTGTAAATATACCGAACAAACAAGCATCAAGGCTACACATTATGAGATTTATTTCCGAGAATCCCTCCATCAAAACGCAATTGCGAAATCTCCCTCGGTTGTTAAATTTCAAAACGTATCAACAGAAACAGAACAACACTGCCATGCACTGGTAAATTGGcgaacaaatttttttttagtggtcCCGAGCTAGCTGAGATGACCCATTTgtgacaagttacaaataagCA encodes the following:
- the igfals gene encoding insulin-like growth factor-binding protein complex acid labile subunit; this encodes MQSLALFSLWVLGTLAVLPDPTPTAEEPIPCSKGCACLYDDYSLELNMYCSGRNFTQVPTDMPRATHSLWLDGNLFATLPAASFKDLANLDFLNLQSGQLATVDAQAFRGLRSLAHIHLERNRLRTLPVSVFQNTPNIASISLHNNQLARIEEKLFSGLLHMWLLNLGWNAIAVLPENIFQDLQGLRELVLAGNRLAYLQPQLFQNLGELKELDLTGNSLKVIKANVFVKLVKLRKLYLAQNQIVTVAPRAFVGMRALRWLDLNNNKMTSLHDDTFLGLHNLLVLRLSNNTIAGIRPRTFRDLQFLEELRLSYNKLRALGERIFEGLGHLEVLELEHNRVQEAQVGSFTGLSHVAVINLSGSCFHSLPNHVFKGLSKLHSLHLDKGCLTKITNQAFTGLSSLRRLFLQHNNISVVERHSFGDLVGLLGLDLSFNKLEVFTSHTFSGLQNLEYLLLSNNECRQFLHNGTKHLLPRLRYLDLRANALTNLTPDFSENMEKLLLSGNRWKCDCGAVSLRNYSLRNAQVVPRRVETHAEGEEPDSTITIYNNITCTNPTRLAGQDLRDIDAEHFQTCRAAVN
- the unkl gene encoding putative E3 ubiquitin-protein ligase UNKL, which encodes MPSVSKTAANASPQTEKPTHYTYLKEFRTEQCPLFLQHKCTQHRPFTCFHWHFLNQRRRRPIRRRDGTFNYSPDVYCTKYDETTGICPDGDDCPYLHRTTGDTERKYHLRYYKTGTCIHETDARGHCVKNGLHCAFAHGPHDLRPPVYDIREIQAQEALQNGQLGSSEGIPDLQPGVLASQAMIEKTLTEDPRWQDTNFVLANYKTEQCTKPPRLCRQGYACPHYHNSRDRRRNPRKYKYRSTPCPSVKHGDEWGEPSKCESGDTCQYCHSRTEQQFHPEIYKSTKCNDMRQTGYCPRGPFCAFAHVERIPSAEDTMSSLLTAIHSNSHSQPGSQQYSECPLGDWTTAGGSNTSNGQVASTQNSVFCAVNPLASSFTSSITSSLASSIGSDSSSPTTLSTMNAKATPFYPGSNTVESVIGSALDLNFCDINVASLDKELEEQENNIGLESQRMLGGSAPVNIPGSLARSSSFNSSSSLSTSPLSSLSQSQSLLSGVVSHHNHTANMLAKHEHGLLGTPTSSSQNSLGLNGASSIWDFVSGSFSPSPSPVFSSLTASGDVSRLFRELDEAKRKIKQWEEAWHQVKQAWENCQKDAHEAKEQAKAAEAERQLAEQKRDETERKLKDLRGDFDALCRAPGTPLLRSYGELDQLPLSKLHSLKNQLRNDLDAIDGVIYLLQSKKCLVCQKRDHCVVLQPCQHYVLCESCASSKAECPYCRTTIHKW